From the Salmo trutta chromosome 2, fSalTru1.1, whole genome shotgun sequence genome, one window contains:
- the LOC115157883 gene encoding uncharacterized protein LOC115157883, whose amino-acid sequence MSVHGPGAVYWGPGVLEVWAGAVYWGPGVLEVWAGAVYWGPGVLEVWAGAVYWGLGVLEVWAGAVYWGPGVLEVWAGAVYWVPGVLEVWAGAVYWGPGVLEVWTGAVYWVPGVLEVWTGAVYWGPGVLEVWTGAVYWGPGVLEVWTGAVYWGPGVLEVWTGAVYWGPGVLEVWAGAVYLGPGVLEVWAGAVYLGPGVLEVWAGAVYWGPGVLEVWAGAVYLGPGVLEMGREHNGNNRVKVRNKCLGESECLEKMKRQGIPCEDRCQTLTTSFYMGSPPPPR is encoded by the exons ATGTCTGTGCACGGCCCTGGAGCAGTCTACTGGGGCCCTGGAGTACTGGAGGTGTGGGCTGGAGCAGTCTACTGGGGCCCTGGAGTACTGGAGGTGTGGGCTGGAGCAGTCTACTGGGGCCCTGGAGTACTGGAGGTGTGGGCTGGAGCAGTGTACTGGGGCCTTGGAGTACTGGAGGTGTGGGCTGGAGCAGTGTACTGGGGCCCTGGAGTACTGGAGGTGTGGGCTGGAGCAGTGTACTGGGTCCCTGGAGTACTGGAGGTGTGGGCTGGAGCAGTGTACTGGGGCCCTGGAGTACTGGAGGTGTGGACTGGAGCAGTGTACTGGGTCCCTGGAGTACTGGAGGTGTGGACTGGAGCAGTGTACTGGGGCCCTGGAGTACTGGAGGTGTGGACTGGAGCAGTGTACTGGGGCCCTGGAGTACTGGAGGTGTGGACTGGAGCAGTGTACTGGGGCCCTGGAGTACTGGAGGTGTGGACTGGAGCAGTGTACTGGGGCCCTGGAGTACTGGAGGTGTGGGCTGGAGCAGTGTACTTGGGCCCTGGAGTACTGGAGGTGTGGGCTGGAGCAGTGTACTTGGGCCCTGGAGTACTGGAGGTGTGGGCTGGAGCAGTGTACTGGGGCCCTGGAGTACTGGAGGTGTGGGCTGGAGCAGTGTACTTGGGCCCTGGAGTACTGGAG ATGGGGAGAGAGCACAATGGGAACAACAGGGTGAAG GTGCGTAACAAATGCCTTGGCGAGTCAGAATGCCTGGAGAAAATGAAACGACAGGGAATTCCG TGTGAAGACAGGTGCCAAACGCTGACAACATCCTTCTATATGGG GTCACCGCCACCTCCTCGGTGA